One window of Gloeothece citriformis PCC 7424 genomic DNA carries:
- a CDS encoding ABC transporter ATP-binding protein, with protein MASFRDIIGYYRPYRAIAIFSIAVSCLFEIIDLIVPYAIGQSLNVLSNQPLDQPIQALTTLVTNVTQLPQGKLLTLGVLLGLIFLATVVKAPVQPWLGPWYHWVISLKARRDHLREIVAKILTLPVAFYDEHNPGRIANRIARGVENHCWTYPEVAGQLIPKLARILGIFLVIWVIEWPIAIGFLFSFIFILFFTLRNLQKLIDQEEMLEKYMESTQSRTSEIITNIKTVKAFATEASEFKRQNQRLDREYTYIVYRIHKGYIKLFSVQRTIIQTSVFLVLLFTLIPTIQGQISLGHFVTTLTISSMAYAELEPISQLAEVFARRYSSIARLHDFMNLPSGTDAASVEPEKILANPYKFTGKIEFSHLSFGYNSNRLVLKDINLLIEPYQTVALVGRSGSGKSTLIKLLFRYFEPTSGKILIDGEDIHSLDIAGYRRRLAIVHQEVDVFNGTILDNLTYGNPRVSLSQVEEACHIARVDEFIHELPHGYYTVVGERGVRLSGGQRQRLGIARALIVDPDVLVFDEATSSLDYESERSIQLAMRSILGTRTTLIIAHRLSTVREADKIVVLDNGQIAEVGNHQELLTHQGIYHRLHSLQETGELLA; from the coding sequence ATGGCCTCCTTTAGAGATATTATCGGATACTATCGTCCTTATCGAGCGATCGCCATTTTTAGTATCGCTGTATCCTGTCTTTTTGAAATCATTGATTTAATCGTTCCTTATGCCATCGGACAAAGTTTAAATGTTCTGTCTAACCAACCTTTAGATCAACCGATTCAAGCATTAACTACATTGGTTACTAATGTAACCCAACTCCCCCAAGGAAAATTACTGACATTAGGGGTATTACTGGGGTTAATTTTTCTAGCAACAGTGGTTAAAGCGCCGGTTCAACCTTGGTTAGGGCCGTGGTATCACTGGGTAATTTCTCTGAAAGCTCGTCGAGATCACTTACGGGAAATTGTCGCTAAAATTCTCACTTTACCGGTAGCATTTTACGACGAACATAACCCCGGACGCATTGCCAACCGCATCGCTAGGGGAGTTGAAAATCACTGTTGGACTTATCCAGAAGTCGCCGGCCAGTTAATCCCCAAATTAGCCAGGATATTGGGAATATTTTTAGTTATTTGGGTCATTGAATGGCCGATTGCCATCGGGTTTCTTTTCTCCTTTATCTTTATTCTCTTTTTTACTCTTAGAAATCTTCAGAAATTGATAGATCAAGAGGAAATGTTAGAGAAATATATGGAGAGTACCCAAAGTCGGACATCGGAGATTATTACTAACATTAAAACTGTCAAAGCCTTTGCCACAGAAGCCTCGGAATTTAAGCGTCAAAATCAACGTTTAGATCGAGAATATACCTATATTGTCTATCGGATTCATAAGGGGTATATTAAATTATTTTCTGTGCAAAGAACCATTATTCAGACATCAGTTTTTTTAGTCCTGCTATTTACTCTCATTCCCACGATACAGGGGCAAATTTCTCTCGGACATTTTGTTACTACCCTAACGATTTCAAGTATGGCTTATGCAGAACTTGAACCGATTAGTCAATTAGCAGAAGTTTTTGCTCGTCGTTATAGTTCTATTGCGCGTCTTCATGATTTTATGAATCTTCCCTCTGGAACAGACGCAGCGAGTGTAGAACCTGAGAAGATTTTAGCTAATCCTTATAAATTTACCGGCAAAATAGAATTTTCTCATCTTAGTTTTGGTTATAACTCTAATCGTCTGGTTTTAAAAGACATTAATCTTCTCATAGAACCTTATCAAACTGTCGCTTTAGTCGGTCGTTCGGGTTCAGGAAAATCAACTTTAATTAAGTTATTATTCCGTTATTTTGAGCCGACAAGTGGAAAAATTTTGATAGATGGAGAAGATATTCATAGTCTAGATATTGCCGGTTATAGAAGACGATTAGCCATTGTGCATCAAGAGGTAGATGTTTTTAATGGAACAATATTAGATAACCTCACTTATGGGAATCCTAGGGTGAGTTTGTCTCAAGTAGAAGAAGCCTGTCATATTGCTAGAGTGGATGAATTTATTCATGAATTACCGCATGGTTATTATACCGTAGTCGGGGAACGAGGAGTCCGTTTATCCGGGGGACAACGACAACGGTTAGGAATAGCTAGAGCGTTAATTGTTGACCCGGATGTGTTAGTTTTTGATGAAGCTACCTCTAGTTTAGACTATGAATCTGAACGATCAATTCAATTAGCCATGCGTTCAATTTTAGGAACTCGCACAACGCTTATTATTGCCCACCGATTAAGTACAGTTCGGGAAGCAGATAAGATTGTAGTCTTAGATAATGGACAAATTGCCGAGGTAGGAAATCATCAGGAATTATTAACCCATCAGGGAATTTATCATCGGTTACACTCTTTACAAGAAACAGGAGAATTATTGGCCTAA
- a CDS encoding DUF4126 domain-containing protein codes for MNDFISLNTLVEILLGISLSAAAGFRVFVPLLILSAGAVIGHLDFPTDFDWVETPQALAVFAVACFLEITGYYIPWFDHVLDTVATPAAFITGTMVTAYVTPEMSPLVQWTLAIVAGGGTAGLTKGLMNILRVGSTATSGGLANPILATLELVGAIGLSVLAITIPIAAGILVIAIILYAFYKIWQYFSDREVSKLDQTPTP; via the coding sequence TTGAATGATTTTATCAGTTTAAATACCCTAGTTGAAATCTTATTAGGAATTAGCTTAAGTGCGGCGGCAGGGTTTCGGGTTTTTGTTCCCCTCTTAATTTTAAGTGCGGGGGCTGTAATCGGTCATTTAGATTTTCCGACAGATTTTGATTGGGTTGAAACTCCTCAAGCTTTGGCGGTTTTTGCTGTCGCTTGCTTTTTAGAGATTACAGGATACTATATTCCTTGGTTTGATCACGTCCTTGATACGGTTGCTACCCCTGCCGCCTTCATTACAGGGACGATGGTGACTGCTTATGTTACTCCCGAAATGAGTCCCCTGGTACAATGGACTTTAGCAATTGTAGCGGGCGGAGGAACAGCCGGATTAACTAAAGGTCTAATGAATATTTTACGGGTGGGATCTACGGCTACATCAGGAGGATTAGCTAATCCTATTTTAGCAACCCTCGAATTAGTTGGGGCGATCGGACTCTCGGTTTTAGCGATAACTATTCCGATCGCAGCAGGAATTTTAGTCATTGCTATCATCCTATATGCTTTCTACAAAATTTGGCAATATTTTTCAGATCGAGAGGTTTCTAAACTCGATCAGACTCCAACCCCTTAA
- the dut gene encoding dUTP diphosphatase — protein sequence MKLKVTKLEKAAILPKYVHSDDSGLDLSAIEDLEIPPGESQLVPTGIAIELPPNTEAQIRPRSGLALKHQITVLNTPGTVDEGYRGEIGVILINHGKNSFKVTRGMKIAQMVIAPVIRVEVEEVDHLSDTTRGSGGFGSTGLTSD from the coding sequence ATGAAACTAAAAGTAACTAAATTAGAAAAGGCTGCTATACTTCCTAAATACGTACATTCGGATGATTCTGGATTAGATTTAAGTGCTATAGAAGACTTAGAAATACCCCCCGGAGAAAGCCAATTAGTCCCTACAGGAATTGCTATAGAATTACCGCCAAATACAGAAGCACAAATCCGTCCCAGAAGTGGATTAGCTTTAAAACATCAGATAACAGTTCTCAATACACCCGGAACTGTCGATGAAGGATATCGAGGAGAAATAGGCGTTATTTTAATTAATCATGGCAAAAATTCCTTTAAAGTGACTAGAGGAATGAAAATTGCTCAGATGGTTATTGCTCCCGTAATTCGCGTAGAAGTTGAAGAAGTCGATCACTTAAGTGATACTACTAGAGGGAGTGGGGGTTTTGGTTCGACGGGACTTACTTCAGATTGA
- a CDS encoding Calx-beta domain-containing protein → MSTTSSIEFSQILYSYSENSQIYPNQTSITLNRTGNIDNWSTVEVQLIGGSAQQGSDFYLSLPQSVTFAPGKTVEFFTIDIFDDGMIEGTETVNLEVISNGDPNTIIGTNNTTTLEILDNEVSYIQFSSSTFIGSESNQALPNQVGVTLTRTGNINSWAEVDLSITGGSAIEGSDFWLTSPQPVNFNPGETQKTVYFALADDWQLERTETVNLNLETFPGNLDTVIGSQGTATLEILDNEVSYIQFSSSTFIGSESNQALPNQVGVTLTRTGNINSWAEVDLSITGGSAIEGSDFWLISPQPVSFNPGETSKTVYFALADDWQLEGTETVNLNLETFPGNLDTVIGSQGTATLEILDNEVSYIQFSSSTFIGSESNQALPNQVGVTLTRTGNINSWAEVDLSITGGSAIEGSDFWLTSPQPVNFNPGETQKTVYFDINDDWQLEGTETVNLNLETFPGNLDTVIGSQGTTTLEILDNEVSYIQFSSSTFIGSESNQALPNQVGVTLTRTGNINSWAEVDLSITGGSAIEGSDFWLTSPQPVNFNPGETSKTVYFALADDWQLEGTETVNLNLETFPGNLDTVIGSQGTATLEILDNEVSYIQFSSSTFIGSESNQALPNQVGVTLTRTGNINSWAEVDLSITGGSAIEGSDFWLTSPQPVNFNPGETQKTVYFALADDWQLEGTETVNLNLETFPGNLGTVIGSQGTTTLEILDNEVSYIQFSSSTFTGSESNSSSPNQAEITLIRSGNTEYGTQVEVLFTNGTATEGIDFGGYYGVSQSVLFEPGETTKTFNIDLISDGIIEEIETINLQLNADPAKTEAKIGSQNKTTLNIRDVEPFAGEGFQAGFEEGSLTNWNSRGNRSLKTATFGVTPTEGNSQLLLTTGTGSITDTKLETFVGLNLAEFDNLINNNATEGSAIKRRLTVESGDILSFDWNFLTNQTSISLNTDFAFVSINNSLTKLADIDSQMVDSNSNFEIETGYKTFTYQFTDSGSFNVSVGVLDVGDTQINSGLLVDNFTIT, encoded by the coding sequence ATGTCTACTACGTCTTCCATAGAATTTAGTCAAATTTTATATTCATATAGTGAAAATAGCCAAATTTATCCTAATCAAACCAGTATTACTCTAAATCGCACTGGTAATATAGACAATTGGTCAACGGTGGAAGTTCAGTTAATAGGAGGTTCAGCCCAACAAGGAAGCGATTTTTATCTTTCTTTGCCTCAATCGGTCACGTTTGCCCCTGGTAAAACGGTTGAATTTTTTACGATAGATATCTTCGACGATGGAATGATTGAAGGGACGGAAACGGTTAATTTGGAAGTTATTTCTAATGGTGATCCTAATACTATTATAGGGACTAACAACACGACAACCTTAGAAATCCTCGATAATGAGGTGTCTTATATTCAGTTTAGTTCTTCAACTTTTATAGGGAGTGAAAGTAATCAAGCTTTACCCAATCAAGTGGGAGTAACTTTAACGCGGACGGGAAATATTAATAGTTGGGCAGAGGTAGATTTATCCATAACAGGAGGGTCAGCAATTGAAGGGTCAGATTTTTGGTTGACTTCGCCACAACCGGTTAATTTTAATCCAGGAGAAACCCAGAAAACAGTCTATTTTGCTCTCGCTGATGATTGGCAATTAGAAAGGACAGAAACGGTTAATTTAAACTTAGAAACTTTCCCAGGTAATTTAGACACGGTTATCGGGTCTCAAGGGACGGCAACTTTAGAAATCCTCGATAATGAGGTGTCTTATATTCAGTTTAGTTCTTCAACTTTTATAGGGAGTGAAAGTAACCAAGCTTTACCCAATCAAGTGGGAGTAACTTTAACGCGGACGGGAAATATTAATAGTTGGGCAGAGGTAGATTTATCCATAACAGGAGGGTCAGCAATTGAAGGGTCGGATTTTTGGTTAATTTCCCCTCAACCGGTCAGTTTTAATCCAGGAGAAACCAGTAAAACGGTCTATTTTGCTCTCGCTGATGATTGGCAATTAGAAGGGACAGAAACGGTTAATTTAAACTTAGAAACTTTCCCAGGTAATTTAGACACGGTTATCGGGTCTCAAGGGACGGCAACTTTAGAAATTCTTGATAATGAGGTGTCTTATATTCAGTTTAGTTCTTCAACTTTTATAGGGAGTGAAAGTAATCAAGCTTTACCCAATCAAGTGGGAGTAACTTTAACTCGGACGGGAAATATTAATAGTTGGGCAGAGGTAGATTTATCCATAACAGGAGGGTCAGCAATTGAAGGGTCAGATTTTTGGTTGACTTCGCCACAACCGGTTAATTTTAATCCAGGAGAAACCCAGAAAACAGTCTATTTTGATATTAATGATGATTGGCAATTAGAAGGGACAGAAACGGTTAATTTAAACTTAGAAACTTTCCCAGGTAATTTAGACACGGTTATCGGGTCTCAAGGGACGACAACTTTAGAAATTCTTGATAATGAGGTGTCTTATATTCAGTTTAGTTCTTCAACTTTTATAGGGAGTGAAAGTAATCAAGCTTTACCCAATCAAGTAGGAGTAACTTTAACGCGGACGGGAAATATTAATAGTTGGGCAGAGGTAGATTTATCCATAACAGGAGGGTCAGCAATTGAAGGGTCGGATTTTTGGTTGACTTCGCCACAACCGGTTAATTTTAATCCAGGAGAAACCAGTAAAACGGTCTATTTTGCTCTCGCTGATGATTGGCAATTAGAAGGGACAGAAACGGTTAATTTAAACTTAGAAACTTTCCCAGGTAATTTAGACACGGTTATCGGGTCTCAAGGGACGGCAACTTTAGAAATTCTTGATAATGAGGTGTCTTATATTCAGTTTAGTTCTTCAACTTTTATAGGGAGTGAAAGTAATCAAGCTTTACCCAATCAAGTGGGAGTAACTTTAACTCGGACGGGAAATATTAATAGTTGGGCAGAGGTAGATTTATCCATAACAGGAGGGTCAGCAATTGAAGGGTCAGATTTTTGGTTGACTTCGCCACAACCGGTTAATTTTAATCCAGGAGAAACCCAGAAAACAGTCTATTTTGCTCTCGCTGATGATTGGCAATTAGAAGGGACAGAAACGGTTAATTTAAACTTAGAAACTTTCCCAGGTAATTTAGGCACGGTTATCGGGTCTCAAGGGACGACAACTTTAGAAATCCTCGATAATGAGGTGTCTTATATTCAGTTTAGTTCTTCAACTTTTACAGGGAGTGAAAGTAACTCTAGTTCTCCTAACCAAGCAGAAATTACGTTAATCCGAAGTGGTAATACTGAATATGGGACACAAGTAGAAGTTTTATTTACTAATGGAACAGCTACTGAAGGAATAGACTTCGGCGGTTATTATGGAGTTTCCCAATCCGTACTTTTTGAACCCGGCGAAACAACTAAAACTTTTAATATAGATCTTATTTCTGATGGAATAATTGAAGAGATTGAGACAATTAACTTACAATTAAATGCTGATCCAGCTAAAACAGAGGCTAAAATAGGTTCTCAAAATAAAACAACCCTAAATATTCGGGATGTTGAACCATTTGCCGGAGAAGGTTTTCAAGCTGGTTTTGAAGAAGGCAGTTTAACTAACTGGAATAGTCGTGGTAATAGAAGTCTTAAAACTGCAACCTTTGGGGTTACTCCAACTGAAGGTAATTCTCAACTTTTACTCACAACTGGTACGGGTTCTATCACTGATACTAAACTTGAAACTTTTGTCGGATTAAATCTTGCCGAATTCGACAATTTAATTAATAATAATGCAACTGAAGGATCAGCAATTAAACGGCGGTTAACTGTAGAATCTGGAGATATTCTGAGTTTTGATTGGAACTTTTTGACTAATCAAACCTCAATAAGCCTCAATACAGATTTTGCTTTTGTTTCTATTAATAACTCTTTAACGAAATTAGCTGATATTGATAGTCAAATGGTAGATTCTAACAGTAATTTTGAGATAGAAACGGGGTATAAAACTTTTACCTATCAGTTTACTGATTCTGGGTCTTTTAATGTCAGTGTTGGAGTTTTAGATGTAGGAGATACTCAGATTAATTCTGGCTTGTTAGTTGATAACTTTACTATTACTTAA
- a CDS encoding MFS transporter, whose product MVVQTQQLQSSALKFIFVLGFVSLCADATYEGARSITGAYLGFLGASGTVVGLVAGLGELIGYGLRLVIGYMSDRTQKYWLITTLGYFLNTAVVPLLAFAGRWEVAAGLMISERVGKAIRTPPRDVLLSHAAIKVGKGFGFGLHEAMDQTGAVIGPLAVAAMLYWQQGYQGGFKILAIPAILGLIVVLIAQVLYPNPREFEDETVAIKQEGEGLPKIFWIYLAAVALIAAGFADFPLIALHFQQEIHIDPNAIALLYALAMGVDAVAALIFGRLFDWIGINVLMVAALISAGFAPAIFLGNSNLILLGMIFWAIGMGAQESVLKAVVAGLVPIERRGSAYGIFNTGYGLAWFAGSAIMGILYDVNMAWLVGFSVFFQLASIPVLFIVSRQASKSIHNG is encoded by the coding sequence ATGGTCGTGCAAACTCAACAGTTACAATCTTCCGCACTCAAATTTATTTTTGTCTTGGGTTTCGTCAGCTTATGTGCTGATGCCACTTATGAAGGGGCTAGAAGTATTACCGGTGCTTATTTAGGCTTTTTGGGCGCATCCGGAACCGTTGTCGGGTTAGTCGCCGGTTTAGGGGAGTTGATCGGTTATGGACTCCGTTTAGTTATCGGCTATATGAGCGATCGCACACAAAAATACTGGTTAATAACAACTTTAGGGTATTTTCTCAACACTGCGGTTGTTCCTTTGTTAGCCTTTGCCGGACGGTGGGAAGTAGCAGCCGGACTCATGATATCAGAAAGAGTCGGGAAAGCCATTCGCACTCCTCCCAGAGATGTCTTACTCTCCCATGCAGCGATAAAAGTGGGTAAAGGGTTTGGTTTTGGGTTACATGAAGCGATGGATCAAACTGGGGCAGTCATCGGGCCTTTGGCGGTTGCAGCCATGCTTTATTGGCAACAGGGTTATCAAGGAGGCTTTAAAATTTTAGCCATACCAGCTATTTTAGGGCTAATTGTTGTCTTAATCGCTCAAGTTTTATACCCTAATCCGCGAGAATTTGAAGACGAAACAGTCGCTATCAAACAAGAAGGAGAGGGCTTACCTAAAATTTTTTGGATTTATTTGGCAGCAGTGGCTTTAATCGCCGCCGGATTTGCTGATTTTCCTTTAATTGCTCTCCATTTTCAGCAAGAAATTCATATTGATCCTAATGCGATCGCTCTATTATATGCCTTAGCGATGGGAGTTGATGCGGTTGCGGCGTTAATTTTTGGGCGTTTATTTGATTGGATAGGAATTAATGTTTTAATGGTAGCGGCGTTAATTTCTGCTGGCTTTGCCCCGGCAATCTTTTTAGGAAATTCTAATTTAATTTTGTTAGGAATGATATTCTGGGCAATTGGAATGGGGGCACAAGAATCTGTATTAAAAGCGGTTGTAGCTGGACTTGTCCCCATAGAAAGACGGGGTTCTGCCTATGGTATTTTTAATACCGGTTATGGTTTAGCTTGGTTTGCCGGAAGTGCCATTATGGGGATTCTCTATGATGTTAATATGGCTTGGTTAGTAGGGTTTTCAGTGTTCTTTCAACTGGCTTCTATTCCCGTTCTTTTCATCGTTAGTCGACAAGCGTCTAAGTCAATTCATAATGGATAA
- the crtO gene encoding beta-carotene ketolase CrtO, which translates to MQSYDVIIIGAGHNGLVCAAYLLKAGYSVLLLEKRSVPGGAATTEEALPEEAPGFYFNLCAIDHEFIHLGPVVEELELHKYGLEYLFCDPVVFCPHPDGKYFLGHRSIEKTCNEIARYNTRDAQKYAEFMDYWQRLIRGITPIFNAPPKSIVDMMGNYDFKNLQDLLSVMNGVDPTLDLIRTMLSSAKDSLNEWFDSEFLKAPLARLASELGAPPSQKTLAIGAMMMGLRHHPGMARPRGGTGALVRALLNLVKSEGGTVLCDQTVEQVLISNKGRAEGVRVAGGKEYLAKKGVISNIDVQRLLLNMVDPAAINAADPKLGERVERRIVNNNDSILKIDCALSEVPRFERFDHKDEYLIGSVVIADSVDHVEEAHALPELGRIPDSNPSAYVVVPTVLDPSMAPAGKHTMWVEFFAPYQIADAQGTGLNGTGWTDELKNKVADRVMDKIAEYAPNLKNAVIARRVESPAELSQRLGVYNGNHYHIDMTLEQMVFFRPLPEIANYKTPIEGLFLTGAGTHPGGSISGLPGRNCARVFLNIQQPLKQNFKEMGDWLKSTLSSSYS; encoded by the coding sequence ATGCAATCTTATGATGTCATTATTATAGGGGCGGGTCATAATGGGTTAGTCTGTGCCGCTTACCTACTCAAAGCAGGTTATTCGGTTTTACTTTTAGAAAAGCGATCGGTTCCGGGTGGGGCAGCCACCACAGAAGAAGCACTACCCGAAGAAGCACCGGGTTTTTATTTCAACCTTTGTGCGATCGATCATGAATTTATTCATTTAGGCCCTGTTGTTGAAGAATTAGAATTACATAAATACGGATTAGAGTATCTTTTCTGCGATCCGGTCGTTTTTTGCCCTCATCCCGATGGAAAATACTTTTTAGGTCATCGTTCCATTGAGAAAACTTGTAATGAAATTGCTCGTTATAATACACGGGATGCTCAAAAATATGCGGAATTCATGGATTATTGGCAACGTTTAATCCGGGGCATCACTCCTATTTTTAATGCGCCCCCTAAATCCATTGTTGATATGATGGGCAATTATGATTTTAAAAATCTTCAAGACTTATTATCGGTAATGAACGGGGTTGATCCAACCCTAGACTTGATCCGGACAATGCTCAGTAGTGCCAAAGATAGTCTTAATGAATGGTTTGATAGTGAGTTTCTTAAAGCCCCTCTAGCTAGATTAGCCTCGGAATTGGGCGCGCCTCCGTCGCAAAAAACCCTGGCCATTGGTGCAATGATGATGGGGTTACGGCATCATCCGGGAATGGCTAGACCTCGCGGGGGAACTGGGGCGTTAGTTCGTGCTTTACTTAATTTAGTGAAAAGTGAAGGAGGGACTGTTCTGTGTGACCAAACCGTTGAGCAAGTGTTAATTAGTAATAAAGGTCGCGCAGAAGGAGTCAGAGTTGCCGGAGGAAAAGAATATTTAGCGAAAAAAGGGGTTATTTCTAACATTGATGTTCAACGTCTATTGCTGAATATGGTTGATCCCGCAGCCATTAACGCCGCCGATCCTAAATTAGGGGAACGGGTAGAACGCAGAATTGTCAATAATAACGATAGTATTCTTAAGATTGACTGTGCTTTATCAGAAGTGCCCCGGTTTGAACGATTCGATCACAAAGATGAGTATTTAATTGGATCGGTTGTGATTGCAGACTCTGTAGATCATGTAGAAGAGGCACACGCTTTACCCGAATTAGGTAGAATTCCTGATTCTAACCCCTCTGCCTATGTGGTTGTTCCCACTGTGCTTGATCCCTCTATGGCACCGGCGGGTAAACATACGATGTGGGTTGAATTCTTTGCTCCTTATCAAATTGCTGATGCTCAGGGAACAGGGTTAAATGGAACCGGTTGGACGGATGAACTCAAGAATAAAGTCGCCGATCGCGTTATGGATAAGATAGCAGAATACGCGCCCAATCTCAAAAATGCGGTCATTGCCCGTCGGGTAGAAAGTCCGGCAGAATTATCGCAACGCTTGGGAGTGTATAACGGCAATCACTATCATATTGATATGACCTTAGAACAGATGGTCTTTTTCCGTCCTCTGCCAGAAATTGCCAATTACAAAACCCCGATTGAGGGATTATTCCTAACGGGTGCGGGAACTCATCCGGGTGGTTCTATTTCGGGATTACCGGGACGCAATTGTGCTAGGGTGTTTTTAAATATACAACAGCCTTTAAAGCAGAATTTTAAGGAAATGGGTGATTGGCTTAAGTCTACGTTAAGCTCATCCTATAGCTAA
- a CDS encoding dCTP deaminase domain-containing protein — protein sequence MTVLSDQDIKKELGINIYIYPFKEANLKGASYNLTASKFAWSLKEKSQIDTADGKIIIPPRDTALIETEEVIWVSEKISGTYHSRVSIVSQGIGHINTTLDPDYLGSSLIALHNNTDVSIELIVGKPFVTLTFQYVQIQASNTDRNNSPGRKDILSKLKMQIYPDADDWFNRSYMGDKNLLLDELRKCDDYKKIQDKRKEEEEEQKQQEEQQKQKKENQFSQLKFNVLLAVAVVLLITPIFFDWVSGNLKSLSNFFDTIFNKIFPSLGLIVMLIIIDDLKEKFLQK from the coding sequence ATGACTGTTTTAAGTGATCAGGATATTAAAAAAGAGTTAGGTATCAATATTTATATTTATCCATTTAAAGAAGCAAATCTTAAGGGGGCAAGTTATAATTTAACGGCTAGTAAATTTGCTTGGAGTTTAAAGGAAAAAAGCCAAATTGATACAGCAGATGGTAAAATTATAATTCCACCTAGAGATACAGCTTTAATAGAAACTGAAGAAGTGATTTGGGTTTCTGAAAAAATTTCTGGAACTTATCACTCTAGAGTATCTATAGTATCCCAGGGTATAGGGCATATTAATACTACTTTAGATCCTGATTATTTGGGATCTTCTTTAATTGCTCTACATAATAATACTGATGTTTCTATAGAGTTAATTGTAGGAAAACCGTTTGTAACTTTAACTTTTCAATATGTTCAGATACAAGCGTCTAATACAGATCGCAACAATTCACCAGGAAGGAAAGATATACTCAGTAAGCTTAAAATGCAAATATATCCAGATGCAGATGATTGGTTTAATCGAAGTTATATGGGAGATAAAAACCTGCTCCTAGACGAACTACGTAAATGTGATGATTATAAAAAAATACAAGATAAACGAAAAGAAGAAGAAGAAGAACAAAAACAACAAGAAGAGCAACAAAAACAAAAAAAAGAAAATCAATTTTCACAATTAAAATTTAATGTTTTACTGGCTGTTGCTGTGGTATTATTAATAACTCCTATATTTTTTGATTGGGTTTCTGGAAATTTGAAGAGTTTATCTAATTTTTTTGATACTATTTTTAATAAAATTTTTCCTTCTCTTGGCCTTATTGTTATGTTAATAATAATTGATGATCTTAAAGAAAAATTTTTACAAAAATGA